In Gimesia benthica, a single window of DNA contains:
- a CDS encoding NAD(P)-dependent oxidoreductase, whose amino-acid sequence MAIPTIQPGTTKIGWIGTGVMGASMVGHLMDAGFSATVYNRSKSKAEPLIRKGASWADSPKAVAEAADVIFSIVGFPTDVREVILGEDGALAGASEGKILVDMTTSDPSLAVEIAEAAQTKGVYSVDAPVSGGDVGAKNGTLSIMIGGDEAVVDALKPCWDAMGKTIVYQGEAGSGQHTKMVNQILIATNMIGVCEALLYGYKAGLDLPTVLQSVGSGAAGSWSLSNLGPRIMDNNFDPGFFVEHFIKDMGIALAEAKKMNLSLPGLALGHQLYMAVQAQGHGRDGTHALQLALASLSNVDWENRS is encoded by the coding sequence ATGGCGATACCGACCATTCAACCGGGAACAACAAAAATTGGCTGGATTGGAACCGGAGTCATGGGAGCCAGCATGGTGGGACACCTGATGGATGCGGGGTTCTCAGCCACGGTTTATAATCGCAGTAAATCCAAAGCAGAACCGCTGATTCGGAAAGGGGCCTCCTGGGCTGACTCTCCCAAAGCGGTTGCAGAAGCAGCCGATGTTATCTTCTCTATCGTCGGTTTTCCAACTGACGTCCGGGAAGTCATTCTCGGTGAAGACGGAGCACTCGCTGGTGCTTCCGAAGGCAAGATTCTGGTCGATATGACCACCAGCGATCCTTCCCTGGCCGTCGAAATAGCAGAAGCCGCTCAGACCAAAGGTGTGTACAGCGTAGATGCTCCCGTCTCCGGTGGGGATGTAGGAGCGAAAAACGGCACGTTGTCCATCATGATCGGTGGCGACGAAGCTGTGGTCGACGCATTGAAACCCTGCTGGGACGCCATGGGCAAAACGATTGTCTACCAGGGGGAAGCCGGATCCGGTCAACACACGAAAATGGTGAACCAGATTCTCATCGCTACTAACATGATCGGCGTGTGCGAAGCGCTGCTCTATGGTTACAAAGCGGGTCTGGACCTGCCTACGGTTCTGCAGTCGGTGGGCAGTGGTGCCGCCGGCAGCTGGTCGCTCTCCAACCTGGGACCACGGATCATGGACAATAATTTTGATCCGGGCTTTTTCGTAGAGCACTTCATCAAAGACATGGGAATTGCCCTGGCGGAAGCCAAAAAGATGAACCTGAGCCTGCCCGGGTTGGCACTGGGACATCAGCTTTACATGGCAGTCCAGGCACAGGGACATGGCCGCGACGGCACACACGCTCTGCAGCTGGCACTGGCATCCCTGTCGAACGTAGACTGGGAAAACCGCTCCTAG
- a CDS encoding GspE/PulE family protein: MIFGFGKSRDEEEELEEEIEPVSFQGALNGQPANLKDNARLVKAGLMPAKNIITDGLALRAQMIRFEPKGERYQVAFYVDGVPNPGPKLSKQQGMAVVQIIKLLSGLNIQERKRPQQGGVNAELEEVNYQLRVATAPTPAGERLTIKAIDVKHPLDRADDIGITEELKERIRSLSTGRNGLILVSGPPNSGLTTTTFGVVRSVDAYQYTIFALAEPEHREFSHIATLDEKEGDTFDDELRRIIRMEADIIYLKPITDEDYVRSILGVKDEITMIAEISAKDAVTGMMKFCKLAGSVEKGVDSLKCVVGYRLIRTLCDKCKEAFRPNPKLIAKMGLPKTTKMLYRPPRETVDEDGNEIEPCEKCDGLGYYGQTLLLEFIEMTDEMKQLIIGGGDPAKIKALAKKQDMPSLQKDGIRLVAEGKTSLEELQRAFKQG; the protein is encoded by the coding sequence GTGATCTTTGGTTTTGGAAAGTCCCGGGATGAAGAGGAAGAACTCGAAGAAGAGATCGAACCGGTCTCATTTCAGGGGGCGTTAAACGGACAGCCCGCGAATCTGAAAGACAATGCACGTCTGGTCAAAGCGGGGCTGATGCCTGCCAAGAATATCATCACCGACGGGCTGGCTCTGCGGGCACAGATGATTCGATTCGAACCCAAGGGTGAACGGTATCAGGTGGCCTTCTATGTGGATGGCGTGCCTAACCCGGGTCCCAAGCTTTCCAAACAACAGGGTATGGCCGTGGTGCAGATTATAAAACTGCTCTCCGGTTTGAATATCCAGGAACGGAAACGTCCCCAGCAGGGGGGCGTGAATGCGGAACTGGAAGAGGTGAATTACCAGTTGAGGGTCGCGACCGCTCCAACTCCTGCGGGCGAACGTCTGACAATCAAAGCCATCGACGTGAAACATCCCCTGGATCGCGCAGACGATATCGGGATTACCGAGGAGCTGAAAGAACGCATTCGTTCGCTGAGCACCGGTCGCAATGGATTGATTCTGGTCAGTGGCCCCCCGAATTCGGGACTGACCACCACCACCTTTGGTGTGGTGCGATCTGTTGACGCCTACCAGTATACGATCTTCGCTCTGGCAGAACCGGAACATCGCGAGTTCAGCCACATCGCGACCCTGGATGAAAAAGAGGGAGATACATTTGACGATGAGTTGCGGCGAATCATCCGTATGGAAGCAGATATCATTTATCTGAAGCCTATTACAGATGAAGACTATGTCCGCAGCATCCTGGGGGTTAAAGACGAGATCACCATGATCGCGGAGATCTCGGCCAAAGACGCTGTTACCGGGATGATGAAGTTCTGCAAACTGGCAGGCAGTGTTGAGAAAGGCGTGGATTCACTGAAGTGTGTCGTAGGCTATCGCCTGATCCGCACACTTTGTGACAAGTGTAAAGAAGCATTCCGGCCCAACCCTAAACTGATCGCCAAGATGGGTTTACCCAAAACGACCAAGATGCTGTATCGTCCGCCGCGTGAGACTGTGGATGAAGATGGCAACGAAATCGAACCCTGTGAAAAATGCGACGGGCTCGGCTACTATGGACAGACCCTGCTTCTGGAATTCATCGAAATGACCGATGAGATGAAGCAACTGATCATTGGTGGCGGCGATCCTGCCAAAATCAAAGCCCTGGCGAAAAAACAGGATATGCCCTCACTGCAGAAAGACGGAATCCGTCTGGTCGCAGAAGGTAAGACTTCGCTGGAAGAACTGCAACGGGCGTTCAAGCAGGGTTGA
- a CDS encoding alpha-keto acid decarboxylase family protein: MAARKTGTRSGGTKSRLPAKKTTTKRSANKQNGKVHTIGSYLIQRLQDYGITDLFGIPGDFVLQFYGMLEESPIRVIGTTREDNAGYAADGYARVHGLGAVCVTYCVGGLSLCNSIAGAYAEKSPVIVISGSPGMTERASDPLLHHRVKDFHTQRDVFEKITVASAVLDDPMTAFHEIDRCLEACVRFKRPVYLEIPRDCVHTKAIVPHVPDDSQPESDKNALRESLEEATELLEASKKPVIVAGVELHRFGLREEALKFAEKHQIPMCATILGKSVVSESHPLYLGVYEGAMGRNEVQKYVEESDCVILLGTFMTDINLGIYTAHLDPGKCIYATSEKLRISYHHFHDVVFSDFVKALRKQKMKVVKRKIPDQVRPPQIEFEVNPTAPVTTKHLFQSINQILSDDTVVVTDVGDCLFGAVDLTISTHTKFLSPAYYTSMGFAIPASIGAQVANQELRPIVLVGDGAFQMTCLELSTALKLGYNPIVIVLNNKGYTTERFLQEGPFNDIPDWKYHNITDLIGGGWGFEVSTEGDLEKALKAALANTDSLSVINVHLKPTDVSPALTRLAEKMSKTL, from the coding sequence ATGGCAGCTCGCAAAACAGGCACCAGATCAGGTGGAACCAAGTCCCGGTTACCCGCAAAAAAAACAACCACAAAACGTTCGGCAAACAAGCAGAACGGAAAAGTACATACGATTGGCAGTTATCTGATTCAGCGTCTGCAGGACTACGGGATTACCGATCTATTCGGAATCCCGGGCGATTTTGTGCTGCAGTTCTACGGGATGCTGGAAGAGAGTCCGATTCGTGTGATCGGAACGACACGCGAAGATAATGCGGGCTACGCCGCCGACGGATATGCCCGCGTGCATGGCTTGGGAGCAGTCTGCGTCACCTACTGTGTGGGTGGCTTGTCGCTGTGTAACTCGATAGCTGGGGCCTACGCTGAAAAATCTCCTGTGATCGTCATCAGCGGCTCACCAGGTATGACAGAACGTGCCAGCGATCCCCTGTTGCATCATCGGGTCAAAGATTTTCACACCCAGCGGGATGTCTTCGAGAAAATCACGGTCGCTTCTGCAGTCCTCGATGACCCGATGACGGCTTTTCATGAAATCGATCGCTGCCTGGAAGCCTGTGTTCGTTTCAAGAGGCCCGTTTACCTGGAAATCCCCCGAGATTGCGTCCATACCAAGGCGATTGTCCCCCATGTTCCGGACGACAGCCAGCCGGAGAGCGATAAAAATGCACTCCGCGAGTCACTGGAAGAAGCTACCGAACTGCTCGAAGCCAGCAAGAAACCCGTCATTGTGGCCGGTGTTGAACTGCATCGCTTCGGGTTGCGGGAAGAGGCCCTCAAATTCGCGGAGAAGCACCAGATTCCCATGTGTGCGACCATTCTGGGGAAATCAGTCGTCAGCGAATCACATCCTTTGTACCTGGGCGTCTATGAAGGGGCCATGGGACGCAACGAAGTGCAGAAATACGTCGAAGAGAGTGATTGTGTAATTCTCCTCGGTACTTTCATGACAGATATTAATCTGGGGATCTACACCGCGCACCTCGATCCCGGCAAATGCATCTACGCCACCAGCGAGAAGTTGCGGATCAGCTATCACCATTTTCACGATGTCGTCTTCTCGGACTTTGTGAAAGCACTGCGTAAGCAGAAAATGAAAGTGGTGAAGCGAAAAATTCCGGATCAGGTCCGTCCGCCGCAGATCGAGTTCGAAGTGAATCCAACTGCGCCCGTGACCACAAAACATCTGTTTCAAAGCATCAATCAGATTCTGAGTGACGATACGGTCGTGGTGACGGATGTCGGGGACTGCCTGTTTGGGGCCGTCGATTTGACCATCAGCACCCATACCAAGTTCCTCAGCCCCGCTTACTATACTTCCATGGGATTTGCGATCCCGGCATCGATCGGAGCCCAGGTCGCCAATCAGGAACTCAGGCCAATTGTTCTGGTGGGAGACGGTGCGTTTCAGATGACCTGCCTGGAGCTCTCAACGGCCCTCAAGCTGGGGTACAATCCAATCGTGATTGTGCTGAATAATAAGGGATATACGACCGAACGTTTCCTGCAGGAAGGGCCGTTCAATGATATTCCCGACTGGAAATATCATAACATTACGGATCTGATCGGCGGAGGCTGGGGCTTTGAGGTCAGCACGGAAGGCGATCTGGAGAAGGCGCTCAAAGCGGCGCTGGCCAATACAGACAGTTTGAGCGTGATTAATGTCCATCTGAAACCGACGGATGTCAGCCCTGCCTTGACGCGTCTGGCTGAGAAGATGTCCAAAACACTCTGA
- a CDS encoding family 10 glycosylhydrolase encodes MTHIRKRVLLICGFICLLAGSALADGDTTVATRLRVEWGEQTPRLWNARFELTEGEITAVRSLGVDADEISVISRDQGAVLYQPRTSRVFNSIELEVKGTPATKLQVFLQDRNDSSITLKQEFSLNELLQHKEILPISQTGAQLIVQQAPGEKLALQVDRPHLVYEPAESVQFQVVPTFLHGKEISSADVLKWRVTRARSTETVLEGQIKLSEVPQEDLTKTGISLEFKAPAEGVFLLQVNADSGQESLAQFVVVDQGLTMSLAESESSVLVDSLSLDGKQDQNDLVARRARTRIRNSFRSLFKSGKELPAETSAAAPWSAYHLKIRHPHLPHKLVITYPESTDTHLGFSLLEPDAAGQLVPVGIDGGVYHAAASPASNLQQRGTESRAELLFWPKVTNPVLLFHSLGHPEAAEVAEVSVYELASNKNEVSAELSLPTEKKRLVGPYLQKPLLPEIFGAAQVLDLNSHRSLDDWQTFYEAGDRLAQYLKYQSFNSVLLGVAADGSAIYPSRHLQPTPRYDSGVYHSSGQDLQRKDVLELLFRIFDREQLTLVPELQFSSVNAALEKLIEEQPEQAVGIELVNLHGQTWKKSQVAARGQAPFYNPLHPRVQEEIINVFTELVQRYQAHPSFQGVAVQLSLNGYLQLPGLDWGYDDATVATFSRETGVRIPRFAESQRFEKRYQYLTTTALPQWTDWRCQKIRALHEQLAAVLSKAKPDAQLVFSARELIPTQSRQGNVISALKTGAPFRPVLMEMGLDFSRYDQITNAVVIRPQRFIWGQQAEHDLQFLNTHSNIDDSFKSRVNGVVYYHQPLEIRIPEFDRLSPWQPAFTWLATQASPSAEANRIRYVHSVAALDPYMTFDGGWTIPFGQEEATRSLRSQLIQLPARPFQTIDSSEQPVITRFSRGKEKSVFYLVNDFPYRCEATVSLIMTSKVSVARLGNGETVQVSRSSEGVCSYQISLEAYDLQAFEIDDAQARLISVKTTIDRDDLQELQARIDQKKKMLVQLHRSLDDASAVVFKADFEAKNSRDYILAGWESKTDQRVSWNLDTTEAHSGRTSLVLDTRPGNNFLRTNPIPLENCRYLNMGVWMKSKSPNMQVRISLEAEQNGKLKAQSAIIGVDQNWRKYVFRVKDIPSSQIQNAQIVIEKLGNEKLWIDDVDLQIHQISPEDDRQLTKLISTLALAWDSQRYLDCYRLLESYWGQFGETITPQSQPTQEGAEPVKHVERRGLRKLIQR; translated from the coding sequence GTGACTCATATTCGGAAACGAGTTCTATTGATCTGTGGTTTCATCTGCCTGCTTGCCGGTTCGGCGCTCGCAGACGGCGATACCACTGTCGCTACCAGACTGCGGGTTGAATGGGGGGAGCAGACTCCTCGACTCTGGAATGCACGCTTCGAACTGACTGAGGGTGAAATTACTGCGGTTCGCTCGTTGGGAGTCGATGCCGACGAAATCTCTGTCATTTCCCGGGATCAGGGGGCTGTACTGTATCAGCCACGGACCAGTCGGGTATTCAACAGTATTGAACTGGAAGTCAAGGGGACTCCTGCTACTAAGCTGCAGGTCTTTCTCCAGGATCGCAATGACTCCTCGATCACTTTGAAACAGGAGTTTTCGCTGAACGAACTGCTGCAGCACAAAGAGATCCTGCCGATCTCCCAGACCGGTGCTCAGTTGATCGTGCAGCAGGCTCCCGGGGAAAAACTGGCTCTGCAGGTCGATCGTCCCCACCTGGTATATGAACCGGCAGAATCAGTTCAGTTTCAGGTTGTCCCCACCTTTTTACACGGAAAAGAAATCTCCTCAGCCGATGTTCTCAAGTGGCGGGTCACGCGGGCCCGCAGCACGGAAACCGTGTTAGAAGGCCAAATCAAACTTTCCGAGGTGCCACAAGAGGACCTTACCAAAACAGGCATCTCTCTGGAGTTCAAGGCACCTGCAGAAGGAGTTTTTCTGCTGCAGGTCAACGCGGACTCGGGGCAGGAATCCCTGGCACAGTTCGTCGTCGTAGACCAGGGCTTGACGATGTCACTGGCTGAAAGTGAATCATCCGTGCTGGTAGACAGTCTTTCGCTGGATGGAAAACAGGATCAGAACGATCTGGTCGCCCGGCGGGCCCGCACTCGGATTCGCAATTCGTTTCGCTCGTTGTTTAAATCTGGCAAGGAATTACCTGCGGAGACCTCTGCAGCAGCCCCCTGGTCTGCTTACCACTTGAAAATCAGACATCCGCACCTGCCGCATAAGCTGGTGATCACCTATCCTGAGTCAACAGACACCCATCTGGGATTCAGTCTGCTGGAACCAGACGCCGCAGGGCAACTGGTTCCGGTTGGCATTGATGGGGGCGTCTACCACGCTGCAGCATCTCCTGCCTCGAATCTGCAGCAACGGGGGACAGAGTCACGGGCCGAACTGTTATTCTGGCCTAAAGTCACCAATCCGGTGCTGTTGTTCCATAGTCTGGGCCATCCTGAAGCCGCAGAAGTGGCTGAGGTCTCGGTTTATGAATTGGCGAGTAATAAAAATGAAGTGTCAGCAGAACTCTCACTGCCCACAGAGAAAAAACGACTGGTGGGTCCCTATCTGCAAAAACCACTGCTCCCCGAAATATTTGGCGCCGCCCAGGTCCTGGACCTCAACAGTCATCGCAGCCTGGATGACTGGCAGACTTTCTATGAGGCGGGTGACCGGTTGGCACAGTATCTAAAATACCAGAGTTTTAACAGCGTCCTCCTGGGCGTCGCAGCCGATGGCAGTGCGATCTATCCTTCCCGGCACTTACAGCCAACTCCACGATATGACTCTGGAGTGTACCATTCTTCCGGGCAGGATCTTCAGCGGAAAGACGTACTGGAACTGCTGTTCCGGATTTTTGACCGGGAGCAGTTAACCCTGGTACCTGAACTACAGTTCTCGTCAGTCAATGCGGCTCTGGAAAAACTGATTGAGGAGCAGCCTGAGCAGGCAGTGGGCATCGAACTGGTTAACCTGCACGGCCAGACCTGGAAAAAATCACAAGTGGCCGCCCGCGGGCAGGCCCCCTTTTATAATCCCCTGCATCCTCGGGTTCAGGAAGAAATTATCAACGTTTTTACTGAGCTGGTCCAACGTTATCAGGCACATCCTTCGTTTCAGGGAGTGGCAGTACAGCTTAGTCTGAATGGATATTTACAACTTCCCGGACTGGACTGGGGCTACGATGATGCGACTGTCGCCACTTTCTCTCGGGAGACAGGTGTGCGAATTCCCCGGTTCGCTGAATCGCAACGGTTTGAAAAACGATATCAATACCTGACCACGACGGCTCTGCCTCAGTGGACCGACTGGCGCTGTCAGAAAATCCGGGCCCTGCATGAGCAGCTTGCAGCAGTGTTGTCGAAAGCGAAACCCGACGCACAACTGGTATTTTCCGCTCGCGAATTGATTCCGACTCAAAGTCGGCAGGGCAATGTGATTTCTGCTTTGAAAACCGGCGCCCCGTTTCGACCGGTACTGATGGAGATGGGGCTCGATTTTTCCCGCTATGATCAGATCACCAACGCTGTCGTAATCAGGCCTCAGCGTTTCATCTGGGGACAACAGGCCGAGCACGATCTTCAGTTTCTGAATACTCATTCCAACATTGATGACAGTTTCAAGTCGCGCGTTAATGGCGTCGTCTATTATCATCAACCACTGGAAATCCGGATTCCAGAATTCGACCGGCTGTCTCCCTGGCAGCCAGCCTTTACCTGGCTGGCCACTCAGGCTTCGCCCTCAGCGGAAGCCAATCGGATTCGCTATGTGCATTCCGTCGCAGCTCTGGATCCCTATATGACATTTGACGGTGGCTGGACGATTCCTTTTGGGCAGGAAGAGGCCACACGTTCCCTGCGATCGCAGCTGATTCAATTGCCGGCCCGTCCATTCCAGACGATTGACTCCTCAGAGCAACCGGTGATTACCCGTTTTTCCAGAGGGAAAGAGAAGTCTGTCTTCTATCTGGTCAACGACTTCCCTTACCGCTGCGAAGCGACCGTATCGCTGATCATGACATCGAAAGTGTCTGTGGCCAGGCTCGGAAATGGCGAGACGGTGCAGGTTAGTCGTTCTTCTGAAGGTGTCTGCAGCTATCAAATCTCCCTGGAAGCCTACGATCTGCAGGCATTTGAGATCGACGACGCCCAGGCGAGACTGATTTCCGTCAAAACCACTATTGATCGGGATGATCTGCAGGAACTACAGGCGCGTATTGATCAGAAGAAAAAAATGCTGGTGCAACTGCATCGATCACTGGATGATGCATCGGCTGTCGTCTTCAAGGCAGATTTTGAAGCCAAAAACTCACGGGATTATATCCTCGCAGGCTGGGAGTCGAAAACGGATCAGCGGGTTTCCTGGAATCTGGATACCACAGAAGCGCATTCGGGCCGCACCTCACTCGTGCTGGATACCCGCCCGGGAAATAACTTCCTGCGTACGAATCCCATTCCTCTGGAGAATTGCCGCTATCTGAATATGGGCGTCTGGATGAAATCAAAGTCACCGAATATGCAGGTGCGGATTTCTCTGGAAGCCGAGCAGAATGGAAAGCTCAAGGCGCAGTCTGCCATCATCGGTGTGGACCAGAACTGGCGGAAGTACGTCTTCCGTGTGAAAGACATACCGTCCTCACAGATTCAGAATGCCCAGATCGTGATCGAGAAGCTGGGGAATGAAAAACTATGGATCGATGATGTCGATCTGCAAATCCATCAGATTTCTCCCGAAGATGACCGCCAGCTGACCAAGCTGATCTCAACGCTGGCTCTGGCCTGGGACTCGCAGCGCTACCTGGACTGCTATCGCCTGCTGGAAAGTTACTGGGGCCAGTTCGGGGAAACCATCACCCCACAGTCTCAGCCGACCCAAGAGGGGGCTGAACCCGTCAAACACGTTGAGCGGCGGGGCCTCCGCAAGCTGATTCAGCGCTGA
- the dapA gene encoding 4-hydroxy-tetrahydrodipicolinate synthase: protein MANQSDLFAGLSVAMITPFKNGEIDESGLQALVDYHVEQGTDTLCPVGTTGESPTLSHDEHKQVISIVCKQAAGRIKVMAGTGSNSTREAVELTKYAEQAGADGALHVAPYYNKPTQEGFYQHYKAIAESVELPIVVYNIPGRTAKNIEPETIIRLAEIPNIVAVKESTGSMDQASHILSSCDLAVLSGDDSLTLPLMALGGKGVVSVVGNIVPADVKAMLAAFNAGDLAKAREWHYRLFTLCRNLLGLATNPIPIKAAMQILGRDNGEVRLPMTQLDADSMKVLEKTLQDYGLL from the coding sequence ATGGCGAATCAAAGTGACCTGTTTGCAGGTCTTTCGGTGGCAATGATCACCCCGTTCAAGAATGGCGAAATCGACGAAAGCGGCTTACAGGCGCTGGTCGATTACCATGTCGAGCAGGGAACCGACACCTTGTGTCCGGTGGGAACAACCGGAGAATCTCCCACACTCTCACACGATGAACACAAACAGGTCATTTCCATCGTCTGCAAACAGGCTGCCGGCCGGATTAAAGTCATGGCAGGCACCGGTTCCAACAGTACACGTGAGGCAGTCGAGCTGACCAAGTACGCTGAACAGGCCGGTGCCGACGGTGCTCTGCATGTGGCCCCGTATTACAACAAGCCGACCCAGGAAGGCTTTTATCAGCACTACAAAGCAATTGCCGAGTCTGTTGAACTGCCAATCGTCGTGTATAACATTCCCGGTCGGACTGCGAAGAATATCGAGCCGGAAACAATTATTCGCCTCGCCGAGATCCCGAATATTGTTGCCGTGAAAGAGTCTACCGGTTCGATGGATCAGGCTTCGCATATTCTTTCTTCCTGCGACCTGGCAGTTCTCTCAGGCGATGACAGCCTGACTCTGCCACTGATGGCGCTGGGAGGCAAGGGAGTTGTGTCGGTCGTCGGTAATATTGTTCCTGCGGACGTCAAAGCGATGCTGGCGGCATTCAACGCCGGCGATCTCGCCAAGGCCCGCGAATGGCACTACCGGCTGTTTACGCTCTGTCGTAACCTGCTCGGACTGGCGACGAACCCGATCCCGATCAAAGCAGCCATGCAGATACTGGGGCGCGACAATGGTGAAGTCCGTCTCCCCATGACACAACTGGATGCCGATTCAATGAAGGTGCTCGAGAAAACTCTGCAGGATTATGGCCTGCTGTAA
- a CDS encoding 6-phosphofructokinase codes for MRRIALLTAGGDTPALNATIFGAVERANELRLEVVGIIKGFGGLLDPAVPHIRLNPLYSTLPELDPRCGGTILGSSRTYIDESHAGELQVVKKRLDQLGIEGLICIGGDGTLNGMQPISQFMPCVLAPKTIDNDLGLNYLDEPNEWVKETNPETGKEKLRKLPAKQDLELDDMVNYATPGYATAVYVCVQGVQRIRTTAESHRRIAIIEVMGRESGYLALGAAYGQPDIILIPEVPLDYDRFERRVRELYDTQKNVVIVIGEGLRDQNGKRLGDISQSVDPAGNVIFSGAAEILQNMLIESLGDHYFVSRKRHEMAKSATFTRKIGHTQRGGRPIRFDRFYAAQLGGKAVDLLVQRQNNYVAILQWNEQQGFHVSSISGNALRDAWRGIHPRTLHPAFYDEHRYQPSKLGVQYLSKIFTNAVGSDDLELLKDDLFDTGHLKTRYQSINVSVHKHIRYLSTPQDQGPVDQF; via the coding sequence ATGCGTCGAATTGCTCTTTTAACGGCAGGTGGTGACACGCCCGCATTGAATGCCACAATCTTTGGAGCTGTGGAGCGTGCGAACGAACTACGGCTGGAAGTCGTGGGGATTATTAAAGGCTTTGGCGGATTGCTCGACCCGGCCGTACCTCACATCAGGTTGAATCCGCTCTATTCAACTCTTCCTGAACTGGATCCCCGCTGCGGTGGTACGATTCTGGGTTCATCCCGCACTTACATCGATGAGTCCCATGCCGGTGAACTGCAGGTGGTTAAGAAACGCCTGGATCAGCTCGGGATCGAAGGCTTGATCTGTATCGGCGGCGATGGAACTTTGAACGGCATGCAGCCGATCTCACAGTTCATGCCTTGTGTGCTGGCTCCCAAAACCATCGATAATGACCTTGGATTGAATTACCTCGATGAACCAAATGAATGGGTGAAGGAAACGAACCCGGAGACCGGGAAAGAGAAGCTTCGCAAGCTGCCGGCCAAGCAGGATCTGGAGCTGGATGACATGGTCAACTACGCGACACCCGGCTATGCGACCGCGGTCTACGTCTGTGTGCAGGGCGTGCAGCGTATTCGAACCACCGCCGAAAGCCACCGACGGATCGCGATTATCGAAGTCATGGGCCGGGAATCGGGATATCTTGCATTAGGGGCCGCCTATGGACAACCCGATATCATCCTGATTCCGGAAGTCCCCCTGGATTACGATCGATTCGAACGCCGGGTCCGAGAACTCTACGATACACAGAAAAATGTGGTGATCGTCATAGGCGAAGGACTCCGGGATCAGAACGGGAAACGCCTGGGTGACATATCGCAAAGTGTCGACCCTGCTGGAAACGTGATCTTTAGTGGGGCAGCCGAGATTCTGCAGAACATGTTGATCGAGTCACTGGGCGATCATTACTTTGTCTCAAGGAAGCGACATGAAATGGCCAAGTCGGCAACCTTCACCCGTAAAATTGGTCACACGCAGCGTGGCGGACGTCCTATTCGCTTTGACCGGTTTTATGCCGCCCAGCTTGGGGGAAAAGCGGTCGACCTGCTGGTCCAGCGGCAGAACAACTATGTTGCCATCCTGCAGTGGAATGAGCAGCAGGGTTTCCATGTCAGCTCAATCAGTGGCAACGCACTGCGGGATGCCTGGCGGGGAATCCACCCTCGCACACTGCACCCCGCGTTCTATGATGAGCATCGCTACCAGCCTTCGAAACTGGGCGTGCAATACCTGTCAAAAATCTTTACGAACGCGGTTGGCTCCGATGATCTGGAGCTGCTGAAAGATGACCTGTTTGATACCGGGCATCTTAAAACCCGGTATCAAAGCATCAATGTGAGTGTGCACAAACACATTCGCTATCTCAGTACCCCTCAGGACCAGGGGCCCGTCGACCAGTTCTAG